A single window of Leptolyngbya ohadii IS1 DNA harbors:
- a CDS encoding CheR family methyltransferase: MLIKQHYWAKGIIKQMVQDAIEALLRQKLGLDANSVGSRLIERAVEQRQIACQITNRATYLAHLRSSPDEMNQLVEAVVVPETWFFRDREPFEYLRQYVKQPVKQPVTTEYQRAPGEIFRVLSLPCSTGEEPYSIAITLLEAGLKPAQFQVDAIDVSQQALLQAQRGVYRKKSFRGGAIQHLEQYFQPQTGQPPTEGYTVRSVVQESVEFRQGNVLNANLLLGRQYHAIFCRNLLIYLDEAARHQVMTSLDRALLPLGLLFLGSAETTQINPKTYQSIEDKMERTGDRGMRTVHTNDLNRDSGIHSDIRSGRLSSGKLLWFDRSGIGFQISRTPTCCWGRSIRDSTRPTRQNAVFKRQFI; the protein is encoded by the coding sequence ATGCTGATCAAGCAGCACTACTGGGCAAAGGGAATCATCAAGCAAATGGTGCAGGATGCAATTGAGGCATTGTTGAGGCAAAAGCTCGGACTCGATGCCAACAGCGTTGGTTCACGTCTGATTGAACGGGCGGTAGAACAGCGGCAAATTGCCTGCCAAATCACCAATCGCGCTACCTATCTTGCTCACCTGCGATCGTCCCCCGATGAAATGAATCAGCTTGTGGAAGCCGTCGTTGTTCCAGAAACGTGGTTTTTCCGCGATCGGGAACCGTTTGAGTATCTGCGTCAGTATGTAAAGCAGCCCGTGAAGCAGCCTGTAACGACAGAATATCAAAGAGCGCCAGGGGAAATTTTTCGGGTTCTCAGCTTGCCCTGCTCCACCGGAGAAGAACCCTACTCGATCGCCATTACTCTCCTGGAAGCCGGACTGAAGCCAGCCCAATTTCAGGTAGACGCGATCGACGTGAGCCAGCAGGCACTCCTCCAGGCACAGCGGGGCGTTTATCGCAAAAAATCCTTTCGCGGCGGCGCAATCCAGCACCTAGAGCAATATTTTCAACCCCAGACAGGTCAGCCCCCAACAGAAGGCTATACCGTGCGATCGGTTGTGCAAGAAAGCGTCGAATTCCGCCAGGGCAACGTCCTCAACGCGAACCTCCTGCTCGGCAGACAGTACCACGCCATTTTCTGTCGCAATCTGCTGATCTACCTCGACGAAGCCGCCCGTCATCAGGTGATGACCTCCCTCGATCGCGCCCTCCTCCCCCTGGGTCTTCTCTTCCTGGGGTCTGCCGAAACCACCCAGATCAACCCCAAAACCTACCAGTCGATCGAGGACAAGATGGAGAGAACGGGCGATCGGGGGATGAGGACGGTTCACACAAATGATTTAAACCGGGATTCAGGCATACATTCAGACATACGTTCAGGCAGACTAAGTTCAGGCAAATTACTATGGTTCGATCGTTCTGGAATCGGGTTTCAAATCAGCCGAACGCCTACCTGTTGCTGGGGCAGATCTATCAGGGACTCAACCAGACCCACCAGGCAGAACGCTGTTTTCAAAAGGCAGTTTATCTGA
- a CDS encoding tetratricopeptide repeat protein — translation MLGQIYQGLNQTHQAERCFQKAVYLNPYDYEALIYLALLKEQQGNPTEAERLRRRAQRLVDRGQDGENGRSGDEDGSHK, via the coding sequence TTGCTGGGGCAGATCTATCAGGGACTCAACCAGACCCACCAGGCAGAACGCTGTTTTCAAAAGGCAGTTTATCTGAACCCCTACGACTATGAAGCCCTGATCTACCTTGCCCTTTTGAAGGAACAGCAGGGCAATCCCACCGAGGCAGAAAGATTGAGGCGACGAGCGCAGCGGCTAGTCGATCGGGGACAAGATGGAGAGAACGGGCGATCGGGGGATGAGGACGGTTCACACAAATGA
- a CDS encoding methyl-accepting chemotaxis protein: MVRSFWNRVSNRILLGYSIPLLALLGLSIIVYDSTTRTFRLQQQSDRIEQQIRSVNTLVDELNQMIGFTRAYVIFPGDRAATDAYSDSRQSFLDSAQNAVTLSDDQTRSSVEQLTQLGEEFDRSLQNVFRLVDENRLPQAREEVRRTRIVDAVEQRDRVVSELEGELNLNNEAVQNSQDFLLRLIVIGTALTILATLITGLLVTLPLRRQLPPIVDAATAIAKGDLTQSIGATKDPTEVGRLLRAFREMIRSLNALITQAQRSGIQISTSTTQIAAAGRQLEATVNEQVASMHEVKATSRQIASTAGELAKSMDDVVDTAQSTTNAAVDSQANLDKIQLAMQNLVLATQSIASKLKVMDEKANNINNVVTTITKVADQTNLLSLNAAIEAEKAGEYGAGFAVVAREIRRLADQTALATLEIEQMVKGMQSSVSTGVIEMDRFSREVTQYVQEVGDISQQIASFIEDVQGLTPQFCTISDRMEEQYRGAEQISTAIAQLSDASFQTMQSLQETNNALTQLDDAAQGLQREISQFKVAV, from the coding sequence ATGGTTCGATCGTTCTGGAATCGGGTTTCAAATCGAATTTTGCTGGGGTACTCTATTCCGCTCCTGGCACTGCTGGGATTGAGCATTATTGTGTACGACTCCACGACGCGCACTTTTCGGCTTCAGCAGCAGAGCGATCGCATTGAGCAGCAGATCCGCAGTGTGAATACCCTGGTGGACGAACTGAATCAGATGATTGGCTTTACCCGCGCCTACGTCATTTTTCCAGGCGATCGGGCAGCCACCGATGCCTACTCCGATTCCCGCCAGTCTTTTCTGGACAGCGCTCAAAATGCAGTCACATTGTCCGACGACCAAACCCGATCGTCCGTGGAACAGCTCACCCAGCTTGGGGAAGAGTTCGATCGATCGCTGCAAAATGTTTTCCGTCTGGTAGATGAGAATCGGCTGCCCCAGGCAAGGGAAGAAGTGCGGCGTACCCGCATTGTGGATGCCGTTGAACAGCGCGACCGGGTAGTGAGCGAACTGGAAGGAGAACTAAATCTCAATAATGAGGCAGTTCAGAACTCCCAGGATTTCCTGCTGCGACTGATCGTGATTGGCACAGCCCTAACCATTCTTGCCACCCTGATCACCGGACTGCTGGTGACTTTGCCGCTGCGTAGACAGCTACCGCCGATCGTCGATGCCGCAACCGCCATTGCCAAAGGGGATTTAACCCAATCGATCGGAGCCACCAAAGACCCCACGGAAGTCGGACGGCTGCTTCGGGCATTTCGGGAGATGATCCGCAGTCTGAACGCACTAATCACCCAGGCACAGCGATCGGGCATTCAAATCAGTACGTCAACCACGCAAATTGCGGCAGCAGGCAGACAGCTCGAAGCGACCGTCAACGAACAGGTTGCCTCCATGCACGAAGTCAAAGCGACCTCCCGCCAAATTGCCTCCACTGCCGGAGAGCTGGCAAAGTCGATGGACGATGTAGTTGATACCGCCCAATCCACCACGAACGCTGCTGTAGACAGTCAGGCGAACCTGGATAAGATTCAGTTGGCAATGCAAAATTTAGTCCTGGCAACCCAATCGATCGCCTCCAAACTGAAAGTGATGGATGAAAAGGCGAACAATATTAACAATGTGGTTACAACGATTACGAAAGTCGCGGATCAAACCAATTTGCTTTCCCTGAACGCGGCGATCGAGGCAGAGAAAGCAGGAGAGTACGGAGCCGGATTCGCAGTGGTGGCGCGGGAAATTCGTCGGCTTGCAGACCAGACCGCACTGGCAACGCTGGAAATCGAACAGATGGTGAAGGGAATGCAGTCCTCAGTTTCGACGGGCGTAATTGAAATGGATCGCTTCAGCCGGGAAGTCACCCAATACGTGCAGGAGGTCGGCGATATCAGCCAGCAAATTGCCAGCTTTATTGAGGATGTCCAGGGACTCACGCCCCAATTTTGCACGATTAGCGATCGAATGGAGGAACAGTATCGCGGCGCAGAACAAATTAGTACGGCGATCGCCCAGCTCAGCGATGCCTCTTTCCAAACCATGCAGTCGCTTCAGGAAACCAATAATGCCCTCACTCAGCTAGATGATGCAGCACAGGGGCTACAGCGAGAGATTTCCCAGTTTAAGGTCGCAGTTTAG
- a CDS encoding chemotaxis protein CheW has protein sequence MTSNGRHSTGNNQHNGQYDNQNNSQNNNPHNGQYNGQNSDPSSEAIDRPEAAQYSLLDREIPLDYLEEWTKALAEPLDIQIGSVALRQDSLKIGQAQATQSAMIFRLGSERFALPVCVLQEITRPAPIHTLPHRTNDLFLGLVNIRGEILPCASLSEFLGVEMPIDPTYSRINLRRMMVVGQENRWVFPVDEVERVYRFHFDELQPPPVVVAKAAKAYTQGIIDWHNEKVNYLDAERLLETLDRRLL, from the coding sequence ATGACCAGCAACGGACGGCATTCCACTGGTAATAATCAGCACAACGGTCAGTACGACAATCAGAATAACAGCCAGAACAATAATCCGCACAACGGTCAGTACAACGGTCAGAACAGCGACCCCTCCTCTGAGGCAATCGATCGCCCGGAAGCTGCCCAGTACAGCCTGCTCGATCGCGAAATTCCGCTGGATTATCTGGAGGAATGGACAAAAGCCCTGGCGGAACCCCTGGATATACAAATAGGGTCGGTGGCGCTGCGCCAGGATTCTCTCAAAATTGGACAGGCACAGGCAACCCAGTCCGCCATGATCTTTCGCCTCGGCAGTGAGCGGTTTGCCCTCCCGGTCTGCGTGCTGCAAGAGATTACCCGTCCTGCACCGATCCACACTCTGCCCCACCGCACCAACGATTTGTTTTTGGGATTGGTGAACATTCGCGGCGAAATTTTGCCCTGTGCCTCTTTAAGTGAATTTTTGGGCGTTGAAATGCCGATCGATCCAACCTACAGCCGGATTAACCTCCGACGCATGATGGTAGTCGGGCAGGAAAACCGCTGGGTGTTTCCCGTTGATGAAGTGGAGCGGGTCTATCGCTTCCATTTTGATGAGCTTCAGCCGCCGCCCGTGGTCGTTGCAAAAGCGGCTAAAGCCTATACCCAGGGGATCATTGACTGGCATAACGAAAAAGTGAATTATCTGGATGCGGAACGGTTGTTGGAGACGCTGGATCGGAGGCTTTTGTAA